A stretch of the Lactuca sativa cultivar Salinas chromosome 9, Lsat_Salinas_v11, whole genome shotgun sequence genome encodes the following:
- the LOC111919546 gene encoding 3beta-hydroxysteroid-dehydrogenase/decarboxylase encodes MAVPQERWCVVTGGRGFAARHLVDMLIRYEIYSVRIADLGPDIKLETHEERGNLGQALRLGRAQYVSMDLRDKSQVYKACEGAEVVFHMAAPDSSINNYQLHHSVNVQGTKNIIDACTKLNVKRLIYTSSPSVVFDGIHGIHNGEESLPYPSKHNDSYSETKAEGEALVIKANGVNGLLTCCIRPSSIFGPGDKLLVPSLVAAARAGKSKFIIGDGTNMYDFTYVENVAHAHVCAERALASDGSASKRAAGEAYFITNMEPIKFWEFMSLILVGLGYERPRIKIPASVMMPIAKMVERTYNIFAPFGMKVPQLTPSRIRLLTCNRTFSSAKANDRLGYVPIVPLQEGLKRTIESYSDLRAELLPRKEGPSKAAVFLGNGMVADILLWREKKMTYTAMVGLFVFYLSFVLPGSTMMTAICKVLMWGSIFLFLHRKLPQRFMGYSIEKIPESKFQFSEDMTRRTALSLVSTWNYAVNNLKSISSGNDWMLFFKMALSLFMISWMGSMSLQSFFVKVVPFVFVVFYIYDRYEDEVDSIVRTIFPVERLSNPEFLRLLNPFKPLDKHD; translated from the exons ATGGCTGTTCCTCAAGAGAGGTGGTGTGTTGTCACTGGTGGAAGAGGCTTTGCTGCACGACATTTAGTAGATATGCTGATTCGGTATGAAATATATTCAGTTCGGATTGCTGATTTGGGTCCTGATATCAAACTGGAAACCCATGAGGAGAGGGGAAATCTTGGTCAAGCTTTAAGATTAGGTCGTGCTCAATATGTATCTATGGATCTTCGTGACAAATCTCAAGTatataaag CTTGTGAAGGGGCAGAAGTGGTTTTCCATATGGCTGCACCTGATTCCTCCATTAATAACTACCAGCTGCATCATTCAGTCAATGTTCAAG GTACTAAGAACATAATTGATGCTTGTACTAAACTTAATGTGAAGAGGCTTATCTATACAAGTTCTCCTAGTGTGGTTTTTGATGGGATACATGGAATACATAATGGAGAAGAATCATTGCCATATCCTTCTAAGCATAATGATTCGTATTCTGAAACTAAAGCTGAGGGAGAGGCACTAGTTATCAAGGCTAATGGGGTGAATGGTCTTTTAACGTGTTGCATTCGTCCTAGTAGTATTTTTGGCCCTGGAGATAAGTTACTTGTTCCCTCTTTAGTTGCTGCAGCAAGGGCAGGGAAATCAAAG TTTATTATAGGGGATGGAACAAACATGTATGATTTCACATATGTTGAGAATGTTGCACATGCTCATGTATGTGCTGAAAGAGCTCTAGCTTCAGATGGATCTGCATCAAAGAGAGCTGCAGGAGAG gCTTACTTTATAACGAATATGGAACCAATAAAGTTTTGGGAGTTCATGTCACTTATTCTTGTAGGGCTTGGGTATGAaag GCCAAGAATCAAGATTCCTGCATCTGTGATGATGCCTATTGCAAAAATGGTGGAACGCACTTACAATATTTTTGCCCCTTTTGGTATGAAAGTTCCACAATTAACCCCTTCAAGAATCAGACTTTTGACTTGCAACAGAACTTTTAGTTCAGCAAAAGCAAATGATCGTCTTGGTTATGTCCCCATTGTCCCCCTTCAG GAGGGTCTGAAACGGACGATTGAATCATACTCAGATCTTAGGGCTGAGCTTTTGCCTAGAAAGGAAGGGCCTTCTAAAGCTGCTGTATTTCTTGGAAATGGAATGG TTGCGGATATACTTCTATGGAGAGAAAAAAAGATGACATACACTGCCATGGTGGGTTTGTTTGTATTCTACTTGAGTTTTGTATTACCCGGAAGTACTATGATGACTGCAATTTGTAAAGTCCTCATGTGGGGATCCATCTTTCTGTTTCTTCATAGGAAATTGCCACAGCGTTt CATGGGATATTCAATTGAGAAGATTCCAGAATCAAAGTTTCAGTTTTCAGAAGATATGACACGTAGAACCGCATTATCACTGGTTTCTACATGGAATTATGCTGTAAATAATTTAAAATCTATTTCCAGTGGGAACGATTGGATGCTATTCTTCAAg ATGGCTCTGTCTCTCTTTATGATAAGCTGGATGGGGTCCATGTCCCTTCAAAGCTTTTTCGTTAAAG TAGTTCCGTTTGTGTTTGTCGTGTTCTACATTTACGATCGATATGAAGATGAAGTGGACTCGATTGTTCGAACAATTTTCCCGGTGGAGCGCTTGTCAAATCCCGAGTTTTTAAGATTATTGAATCCATTCAAGCCACTTGATAAACACGATTAG